A single Candidatus Acetothermia bacterium DNA region contains:
- a CDS encoding TRAP transporter TatT component family protein → MRTFGTVCLALFVGLSAPVWAQPVAELVAQADALFQEVWLTQYTLLAAAGLKTKLETAIDLYKRALAQDAGNIHVLNMLARSCYTLADVFLTKDSDKQAAHAIGQEYGEQSLKLKADPQCVRDWKGDGFMAAVRASTDIEALYWTYANWARKVELGGWGELIAAALRGDDKKLMALMERCLELDRAYLSGGPLRALGGYWAKHPFSKDYDKTKALLEEAVAHYPDYLENQIFYVQYYLIPKQQWAKAREELQKVIDALVGAFPLYNGLAKVKAVDLLGQVQGK, encoded by the coding sequence GTGCGTACGTTCGGCACCGTGTGTTTGGCGTTGTTCGTGGGCCTGTCGGCCCCGGTCTGGGCTCAGCCCGTGGCGGAGCTCGTGGCCCAGGCGGATGCCCTGTTCCAGGAGGTGTGGCTCACCCAGTATACGCTGCTGGCGGCCGCGGGGCTCAAGACCAAGCTTGAGACGGCGATCGACCTCTACAAGCGGGCGCTCGCCCAGGACGCAGGGAACATCCACGTCCTCAACATGCTCGCCCGTTCCTGCTACACCCTCGCCGACGTGTTCCTCACCAAGGACAGCGACAAGCAGGCCGCACACGCGATCGGGCAGGAGTACGGGGAGCAATCCCTGAAGCTGAAGGCCGATCCCCAGTGCGTACGGGACTGGAAAGGAGACGGGTTCATGGCCGCGGTACGCGCCTCTACGGACATCGAGGCCCTGTACTGGACCTACGCCAACTGGGCGCGCAAGGTCGAGCTCGGCGGATGGGGGGAGCTCATCGCCGCCGCCCTCCGTGGCGACGACAAGAAGCTGATGGCCCTCATGGAGCGGTGTCTGGAGCTCGACCGGGCGTACCTCTCCGGCGGGCCCCTGCGCGCCCTCGGCGGCTACTGGGCCAAGCACCCTTTCAGCAAGGACTACGACAAGACCAAAGCCCTGCTGGAGGAGGCCGTCGCCCACTACCCCGACTACCTGGAGAACCAGATCTTCTACGTCCAGTACTACCTGATCCCCAAACAACAGTGGGCCAAGGCCCGGGAGGAGCTGCAAAAGGTGATCGATGCCCTGGTCGGGGCGTTCCCCCTGTACAACGGGCTCGCCAAGGTGAAGGCGGTGGATCTCCTCGGCCAAGTCCAAGGGAAGTGA
- a CDS encoding ferredoxin encodes MAIKVDQDLCTGCGLCAQVCPDVFEIGDDGYSHMIEGADQSLPCVDEAIDQCPVGAISR; translated from the coding sequence ATGGCCATAAAGGTCGACCAGGACTTGTGCACCGGGTGCGGGCTTTGTGCTCAGGTTTGCCCCGACGTGTTCGAGATCGGCGACGACGGCTACTCTCACATGATCGAGGGGGCGGATCAGTCGCTCCCGTGCGTGGACGAGGCCATCGACCAGTGCCCGGTCGG